The Lycium ferocissimum isolate CSIRO_LF1 chromosome 8, AGI_CSIRO_Lferr_CH_V1, whole genome shotgun sequence DNA segment TATGAAGTTGTCTCTAGATCCAAACACCAAATAATTAAGACTTCTTGCGTTTctcagtgtttgaattgatttttaGGGGATAAGGTAAGTAATTTTATTAACATCAGGAAAAAACTCATATATAAAAGAAGGATACCAAAAACATCAAAACATGATTCTCTGTGAAGACACCAATCATCTATACAAATAGGAATCTTAGGGGCTCACCAAAAAGCAATCAAAAACAAAAGGCTATTCCGCAAATGTACAAAATCACTTTCAATCCTCTCaaacattcttttatttctctCCCTCCATACGACCCACAGGACCTAGCGGAGCAACTTCCATAACTTATCTTTGTTTAAGAACTATATAAAATCTAAATAAATGATTACTAAATTATTGGCCAAATATATAGATAGCCCCTTAAAGTTGTCCCgatttttttcatttagacacttaaACTAAGCCTATAAAGGgtagcccggtgcactaagctcaaCCTTACCTTGCAACTTAAATCAAGCCTATGACCTATTAAAACCTTGATCTATGCTCAAAATGTGCCTATTTAACACAAGTTTGACAATTCTACACGTGTCAAAGTGTGTGGATTTCACTTGCCATTGACCAAAAAAATACAACCAAAGAAAATATAGACACAtcatcaagaaaatcaaaattaaaaattagggAGAAGATTTAACTGGAAAACAATTCCGGCAGGAAGTGCCCCTGAACCATTTCACGGCAAATCGAAGCAGCTCGATAACAGTCCCCAAGTCGAGATTGGAGGACCATAAACGAATGTTTACCGGAACAATGGAGTTTGACAAGGCCTTTGTCGTGTTGTCTTTAGAGGGAACAGCTGCCAGAGGATCCATGCATGCAGATACATGAAATGGAAATGGAGTCGTCTAGGGTGGCAGGACGGCAATCTATGTCTAGAAAGAAATGGCCATCATTCGATCGCAGACGTGAGAGGCACGAGCAATAAAGGACTAAATGAAATCAAGGTAATAGACAATGGAGAAAGAGGGTAGAAAAAAATGCCGTTGGTTAGGTATAGAGGGGGAGGAGCATCTGAAACTATTTGAGGGTGGTATTCAATATGGTGACTAGAGTGAGAGGGCTTGGGACGTCTTGAACGTACATTCATGTGGAGAAATATTCCGGCAGAAAAACATTCATGTGGAGAAATATTCCGGCAGAAAATAGAAGAATATGAGTTGGATACAAAATGGTCGGAAATTGATTATCCGGTGAAATTGCATTTTTTTACGAAAACTACGAGCTCAGGTTCATGTGTGAGACACACCACCTGCCATCTCACCAACGGGTGTTTAATATACCATCTTGAGCACAAATCATGTATTCAATAGGTCATAAGCTTAGTTTAAGTGTCAGAATACAAATCTGGACAAGTTTAGAGGGTCTTCATGTATTTGGCCTAAAATATTACCCACCAAAATAATAGCCAGATAacgtatattttttgtatattaatgtatcacattttttattttttattttttttgctgaTAAGGGTAGTCCCAGCCGCTAGCCGCTACCCTTCAGGTGCGCACAAGGTAAACCCCGCTCCAGTGTAATAGCCCGAAATCAGACAGGAGAGGTAAACTGCACTAATCAAGtcccgtgcgacgagctcgattgatgtatattaatgtataataGACATAAACTATACATTTTTGAGAATGTAATTTTTTTGGTCGACCGGCCAAATGTGTAACTTGCCCAATTTTAATTTACATGTAAAAACTAATTTGTTTGATGAAGCATACTCTAACAGCTAGCGGCGGTGGCAGTTGATGGTGTTATGTGTTCGCGGCTAGAAGTGATGGTTCTGTGGCTGTGGCAGTGACTAACAGGGGAAGTGATTGGTGGTGCCATGGAAGTATTGGCGGTGATATTCGTGCAATGGAGGTTGGAGGTGGAGGTGGTTGGTTGTAGCAGCAGCAGTGGTGGGAGGTGGTCGGTGCTATGGCTGGTGGTTGGCGAATGGTTGTGGTGGTGGCCGGCGGTGGAGGTGGTTTTGCTTGTCGTGGTGGCAGGGGTGAAAGtagttggtggtggtggtggctgGCAGTGGAGGTGGGTGGTGTCGGAGGCTGACAGTGAAGGTGGTGTTGTTCGATGAAGGGGTTCGCCGTGGAGGCTAACGGTGGAGGTGGTCGACGTTGGTGGTTGTACGATGGTGGTTGGCAATGGTGATTGTACGATGGTGGCTGGCGATGATGATTTTACGATCATGGCTGGAAATAATGAGGTGGGGTAGAAGCTGGTGCTGATAGTCGTGCGATAATAGTGGATAGCATAGTGATAAAAAGTTACCTTCACGTGAATCTTAAATGAAGCATCTTACTCTGTACAAGATTCGGATGAGAGAGACCTAGTAAGAGCAAAATAATTGGTTGTAACAGAAgaatggaaaaaataaaaacaaatacaCTTGATGGGGTAAGGATTGATTCAAATCCAGGACTCAATTAAGTGGAAACAAATGGGCCTATATCATTAAATCTGGTTGCAAAAAGTAGGATAAAGCACCGATGTAAAGATAGAACACAGAAGCTGATAGTCACAAATATCCTATGAAGCTTAACTACAAATGTCCAATCGCGTCGTGACAAATATAGATAAAGACAACCAAGACACACTTTCAGTTATATCATCCGACCTCATAAAAGAAGAAATACCCAATCCCTTCTCATTAAGGATGACAAAATGCATGGAGTTGAAAAGCTGACTCATCGTCAGTCGAATCAAGGGGAGCAAGAGGAAATATCACGCTAAGAGGAAAGGAGATTCTTCTTTACTttatccccaaaaaaaaaaaaaaaagggggaagataGATTCTTGTAAGAAGCAGGATTTCAAAAATACTAACCATTTCCTCGTGTTGCTCATTTAATTTATTGATTTCTGCACTGATCTCTTCATTCCCAGTATCAGCTAAATCAGACTACATGGAGAATAAGCAATCAGCAAAACAAGGAACGGTACACCCTGAGAATATATAGCACAAAGTACACACCACTATCCAACATGCTGAAATTCACCTACCTCCAGGTCCGGATATATTCCGATATAGTGAATCTCCAGGAGAAGTCGCTCATCAATTGACATCTCATTATACTGATACTCGGAACAAACAAAGCCAGGCATTGTTCGGTGTTCTGAAAGTAGACCATTTTGTGACTGATCATAGCTTGAAAAATTTCCCACTTCTAAGGCGGATGCAACACTATCAGCCTTAATGTAGTCCAAATTATCAATGGAACACCCATTGGCATTTATCCTGTATCCATTAGAAGCACAGTATTGTGATGCATCACTGCTATACAACATCTGCACACAGGAGGTATCGGATTCTGAATCGATCTCCAATTCAAATCCAGATCGATAAACATTGGAGTTAAGGTCTTCCTTTCCATTGCAATAAAGCTCATCAGGTACTATAGCAGCCATCATCCTCTGGTACAAGGAAATACCCTTGGGTTTACCTTTTCCAGAGACAACATGTTCTGAGGTAAGATCAAAACTCTCTGTTTCATTTGTCTGTCCCCCAGCTTCATTCAACCCAAAACCACTAATTAAACTGGAAGCATCAGCCTCAAAAGGCACTGAGGCTGCTGCTGCTAGATCAGTCTCCTGATTTACCTGTTAAGAAAAGAACAATAAAGATTAATATATATCAGAAAGTCACATGTGGAGGGAAGGCTAGTTAGTTATATTGAGCAACCATGGCATTATTTTACAGTATTGAACTGTTCAGATAATCTAACACGTCTTTTATTGATCAAGTAAAATTCATGAGACCTACTATATAGCTGTTTTTTTAATGACTGAGAAATCTGAGTGGGGCCAGCCAACTTTAGGACCAACTGCAGCCTCCAAAACTCTAGTTCGCATGGTGTGGGGCTATGTAACTTTAAATATGTCAATTGCAAGTATACATGGATAAGTAATGTAAAACAACTGCAAGATAATATGGAGGAACCTATTCACCGTTCCACAAAATAAACACCAAGCTCGTGAACACGCTCATCAcccgaagaaagaaaaaggaaacatgTGATTTCACATCAaagaaaaacacatatatacacgcagTCAAAAATTTCATGAGGTAATGGGAGACAAATAAGCTTCTAGCAAGACTCTTGGCTTGGTCACTCTCCCCTCAAGGAACAATTTTCCGAACTCTACAATGTCTCTACCAACCTATGCGGTGATTTCAGACTACAGACCTAACAAGGTTGGGACATCACATTCAGGAAGAACAGCAATGTTTGGTATCTAGAggctaagttgctcggactcgggtgcgggtgCCCGATACGAGTGAGGATCTAGAGGTTGGATCCTTCACGATCTGAATTCTAAGATTCGGGGGTATGGATACAGGTGTGGGATTAggctaaaaataattcaaatatctaCGAATAGAGTTATAAAAATATGCCTAAATTATGGTGGActatttggaaggaaaggaatgCACGAATTTTCGAGAGCAAGTTTGAATCCGTAATAAGTATTATTAATTACAGATGCATctccttacattttttttggtgtaacaTGGCTATTGCAAGTGATATAGAGGCCATGATAGACTTCTTGGATTCATTGCACATTCATCGGTGATGTCGACCTATAAATATCGTTAGAGCACCTCCTGGTTGCGGactttttaatacaaatatttttaacaataaaAAAACATATACGTAAATTATGATTTCACCCACTGCTGAGCAATTCCTTCATCTCCGGTCAAGAGTGTACCGAACTATCTCCTGTGGAAGGTACAATCTAATGGAACATGGTCATGCTacttagggaaaagggtcaaaaatgcccctctactttgggaaaagggctaaaaatatcctccgttacaattttgggtcaaaaatacccctcccctcattaaagttttcaaatatacccctatcttaacgaaaatccccaaaataacccgatttcatttttaaacccgacccaactacataaaaaaccCATATGCGACCAACTTGTTCCCGAGTCCTACATCTAGAGCCACTAGGCACAGGAGCGGGTAACCCATATGGATTTTTTACTTAGTTAAgtcgggtttaaatggagcgggtttaaaaatgaaatcgggttattttggggatttccgttaagacaggggtatatttgaaaactttaatgacgggaggggtattttttacccaaatttgtaatggaggatatttttagcccttttcccaaagtagaggggtatttttgacccttttcccgtCTAAGTATTGaagtgtgtgaccatctcatctaaaagcatAAGCTATGAGGCCTAAACCAAGCACCTCTACCTGCTCTAATAACCTGTAAAGAAATGGACTTTTTAACTCAACCTCAAAAGCTGGTTCATGAGGTGAGGATCACTCAAAGACCATATAAGGAGAGTACAACCACTCCCTAACCAATGTGGCACTTAACCGCCACCCCACCCTCCACACCCCCAACATTGGGACACACAATAATAGGGATTGGTCTAGCTCTGATACAATGTCAGAGTGCGTGACCATCTCGTCTAAAAGTTTAAAAGTTGaagtgtgtgaccatctcatttaaaagcttaagttgtcAGAGAGAACACACTTTTAGTTACGTAATCATATTCTCAACATATATCCGTAAGTAGATTACTACACGAGTCTCATATGCTCATACGTAGATTAATACACAAGTCTAACAAAGAAGACTTTTCACCTGTTGCCTCAGAAAGGCTGTGTCTATTTCAGATATAAAACGAAAAAGTGGCTCCATCTGCTTCCAGAATGAGCTCGAAAGGGCTTGAGCTGCAATAAAAATAGGATCACTAATaacatttctttctttaatcaaccaatcaataaataagtaaatagcAGTGGATTCAATTAGTGTCACAAAGATAGATGCTTTCAAAGAAAGCTAGAATAGCAGGGTGGCTGATAGTGTACCAGTGTTAGCAACGGCACTTGCAGCAGCCAGTAGCTCTTCATGGCCATCATCTGAACCAACTAAGGAGATATAACAATAAAAATCAATAACAAAGCAGATAGTCATTCAGCACCTATAATAATCAAGCCTACATTGCTGCTACAATACCTAGAAAATCCGCTGCAGCATCCATCATTGCATGCTTCTGTCGTTTATAAGCCTTACGATCAGAGAGCTTTCTCGTAGGTGGTCTGCCTCCTTTGCTGCACAAGTAGTTGCATAAAATCAAGAACAGTTACTCTATTGCACTAAAATGTCGCAGAAAAGGTACCAGCCATCACATTGAAAGGGAGTGAATGTTCAACCTTTCTCTCTTATCCAGAGAATGTCTAGAGGTTCTAAGTTGTTTTGCAGTTCCAACATTGCCAAGCTTTTCAGCCATCAATGGCATTAGGGACCTAGCGGACGTAAAACCCCTTCCACTCCGCCCTTGCCTGCGAATACCATCCCCAAAGTCTTCTCCACCAACCACCTTATTTTTCCTTGGCGGTAGCAGCAATGTTGACATCTTTTGTACATTCCCAGCTTTCTCATCCACCTCATCAGACCTCTTGCTCTTGTCTTTAGACTTGATTTCAGCAGCTCCTAATTCCTCAGTTTCAGATACAGTTGGAGAGAAGAGATCGCTTTTTAACTTTTGTTGGGGAGAAGAACTAGACAAACGCCTCTCATGGCGCAGAACATCGCTTGTGCTATCCAGGGTGGATATTTCGTCATTATTGGGAACAATGGGAAAATTATTCCTTCTTGCGGGTCGAGAAATTTTTTGGGGCCTTTGGCTGGCCCATTGAGCAACAGGTGGTGATGAGGACCTTGTCGAAGGGTTGCGCTTCCGATTACCTGCCCCAACAGCAGATGGAAGTTTGTTTGTGCAACGAGAGATTTCCCAATCATTTGCAGCGGCTGCCCGCTGAACCGGGGGAGATAATTTTGGTGCAATGCCTGAACCTGATCGTGGAGCCCTAGTAGCAGAATTCAATTTTGTGCTCGATGTAGGGCTAGGTGATGTAAATTCTTCACGAGCAGCTGCCTTCATTGtactggatgaacagaatagtTAAAATGTATGGGGACTGTAAGAATAGGAGGAAAAGAATACCTAAAGAAAGAGATCTCTCATAACAGTTTTAAAGCATAAGCTCACAAAGAATTGCAAAGATCAGTCTACAAATTCAACCAAAATGTATGAAAGAGGAAGTGCAAGAAAGGATCTTCCATACTTGTTGACTGTTCTGAGGTTCAGCCTTTCTTTATCTGAACCAAGAGGATGGTCTCTTCTATCTGGGAGATGAGGATGGTTATCTTGGTCAACCTTAGACAGGGAAGAACGTATCCCTAAGGTAACTGGCTGTGTTGCACCATCAGCTTTTCCGACACCTCCAGGAGCAACCCCAGGTCTACTTGAACACAATGAAGATCagttcaaaataaaaagaactgCTTTCTAAACATAACAAAAAGTGACATTGTTTACCAATTATTATGCATTCACAACAATGATCCTGAACCTCAAAGGACAAGAAGATTTAAATGGGCAACAATTGAATATTGTTAATCCCTGAAATAagatattttctcacatcaaatAATAACTCTTCTTTTTTCGATATGTACATAGTTATAACTTTTCCTATTGCATCTCCACTAATAAAGATACTTTCTTCTATAAACTCACCAAACACTGAACTGAATACCTCCCAGTAAGATAACCAAATTGACTTTCTaagaagtatatttttcttGACCTTGTGGCTCAATACTTTGCTGGCAACTAAATAGCATGCACAATGTTCAAAATTCACAATCTCTATATTTCCAACTGAAGCCTAATAATCTTAAATTTCTTCAACTCGACATCAATACCAAATAGAATATGATGCAAAATGTGACAAAATCATGTCAGAAATGGAAATGATACTTCTCATAACTTGTTAAAGAAACTTTGAGGATCCAATACGGTTATTTCTTTATCACACAAATTTTCAATAATTGCCAAAAATGTAAGCAATTATACTTGAAAATGATAAACTGAAACCTCAACATGTTTAGGTAACAATTTAAGCAACATATGCATGAATCCATAACAGACATTGTTACAcccagctttttttttttttttttttttagataaggACATTCTTACACCCAGCTTTCATGAGACTCTACCATGCCAGCTTActggacacaaaaaaaaaaaaaaaagaaggtcgTTAACAACATTAGGGTATTAAAAAATCCGTCATATTTCTCTCTTTGAGAATGGGAACATTTTCATATTAGTCATTCTCACTTCTCTCTACTTCATATGGCCCCATGATTACACCTCTAGACTTATAGTCTAATTATGCAAGACGGAaaaaaatgactcaataaaGCAACTGAAATAACCATACTCATGCTATATCAATCAACGATTACCTTTTTCCCAGACGCAAAAGATAACAAGGGCAAGAAGTTTCAATTTTACATAGGCAAAAGACATAGATTGCACCTTTACCCAAAATGTCGACTTCACACTCCAACTAATCGGGCGACGTATTACCCCCCTACACATTTAGAGGTAGTAAATTTAATACACCCTACAAGTTGATGTGgcacaaaatataaaattaattaaaaaaaggcgTGTTTTggttataatttatttatttatttcttttcttttattgcaAAATACATATTTTTGTAATCTCccccttcccccacccccacTCTCCCTCTCTTCTTCATCTGCAAACCCTCAACCACGCCCACACCCACCCGCTTTCCTCCAATCCAATTTCACTGTAATGACCCGGCCATTATTTTGGAGCAAGACTAATGCCAAACGAAGCGCCTTCCCATTGCACACATAACGCACCAAAAATCGCCCGAACACACCCAGTCAAACTCCACGAATTTGAGTTTAAGTGTTCAGGCAATCGATTTCCGGCGGCGGAGGAAAAATTGTCCAAACACCAAATTTTCAATGCGAATTTGAGCATAACCCACCCACAAGCACAACCGATGGTGAATAGAACTGGATTTTGGATGGTGAAAATGGTGTTGATGTGATTCCGATGGTGAATTTAGTTGCGGATCTTGAATTTATGGTGGTTATTTGCAATTTCCCATAGTGGCAGTGGTTGTGGTGCGATTCCgattgttgatttggttgtgGGTGGTGATTTTTTTCGGGGGTAATTAAAGGAATTTTATTTACCAAAATGGGAGTTATGTACAGTCTCAAAAGAAAAGGTCGCTGGGACATAGTCCCCAGGTTACCATCAACTCTAACAAAACACAAAGCAGCAAGCTAGACATAACCAAATTTAAGGATAAAAGTTTAGGTCTCTAAGTCTTCTTGCAAGCTTGATCTTCATATTCGGGTATCCTCATGTCATTGTTTCCTACACTATCAACCGAATCAATTGGGCAATAATGGTGAAATTTATGgtgggttttttattttttgtggtgGAGATGTTGGTTTGGTGATGGTGGCGGCAATAATGGTGGTTTAATGGTGGAGTTGATGGTGtataatgaagaagaagcaaTTGGGGTGACAtggaagtttattaaaaaaaaaaaaaaaatctgacagAGTATCTGATGTGGCAGTGATGATGTGGCGCGAGTGGAAAACACCTCTCATCATGTAACTGGTTATATGTGCGATACGGTGgtattaaattcactttttaaatGTGTAGGGGGGTCGGTCACCCGATTATTTGAAGTGTGAAGTCGAcatttcgggtatagttcaagGTGCAATCTATGTCTTTTGCCTTTTACTTATCAAGGTCTTCAAATTTTTACTTTAGCGGAAGTCTTAAAGTACCACTACTTTTCTGGACCTATGcaattaattataatttagtTATTGTGAGGTAGTTGCCGAGATAAAAAAAACACTTCCCAAATAATATCAAATACAACATAGAAGGTAGTCCATAAAAATAACCACAAGTAGTTCAAGGACGTCCACATAATCCTAGGgaaaagaattagaagaaaTGATAGAAAAAACTGATCACATGCTTTGCTCTGACTTTAAATTCAACATTGACAGTTGAAGCACTACCTGAAGCCATGGGTATCAGTAAATCTTGATCGGCTATCACTAGGAAGCCGTGGCTGAACTCCTTGCTTTGGTTCTCTGTGGCCATCAATAGGCTTTGTCATCATGGAACCGGTAGCATCTGGTTTTATTCCAGAACGCTTCTTTTTCATCCTCGACTTCTCCCAACCCTCTACAGCAACGGATGGCGTATGATCTTCTCCCTGAATTGTGCTACCATTTGGAAACCTCAGTAACTCCCTATCTCTATCTATGTTCCCAGCCGGCCTTGTGGGAGTGTTTGCCCGTACGTCAAGCTAAAAAAAACCAACAAATCTGTCAGTTTTGAGAATGTTGAAGCTGGTTCCAAGCATAAACTTGAATGAAAGAATGGATTTAGGTGAGGAATCATGTAGCCTAGCCCAATCTTAGCATCAAGTAGAAGGGAAGCGCAATATACCATATATTACAGGAAAGCGATATGTTTATAGGACACTTCAAAAGCAAGTATCTGTGCAGTTGCATATAAGTTTGGACAAAAAGGCAACTATTTGAAACACTTCCAAATAATCTCTACATTGGCATCTCTTCCACGAACAAACAAAGAAAGTTTTAGCGAGGAAGAAAGACCCTATATTAATGCTCAATAATATACAACTTCTGTTTTTTCCTGAGACAAGTATCCAACTCCATCGGTTCATTTGTTAGTGTTAACCAGCATTTTAGCACGAAAGGAAGATCCAATCTTAACGCTTAACAATATCAAGCTTCATTAGATAGTTACTGCATTAACCCACATTTAGCTGATCTTACCCAGTAATAAAGAGCAAAATAAAGGAAGTTGATCTCCTATATGAGTCAGTCCTCTCTCTAGCTTATTCAGCAATACTATTGCAGGAACAGGAGATACATAGAAGATTGCAAAGTGAAATCTCAATC contains these protein-coding regions:
- the LOC132068775 gene encoding uncharacterized protein LOC132068775 isoform X1 codes for the protein MSASSKFDLSSSSPDRPLYASGQRGSYAPTASLDRSGSFRENMENPILSSLPSMTRSTSTVTRTDVVNFFQCLRFDPKAMVTDHKLNRIIDFKQLTSLTLGVPVEDSPLVSSKGKLFPSPSAEEARRLKAGLRESCTKARERVKIFNESLSVLNKCFPSIPSRKRSRSDALSNDRPMTLFPGDRSVSGTGVGKTGTQSHCSTSGYEFDQQKSEEKVKTAVPSKRTRTSMSDMRLDVRANTPTRPAGNIDRDRELLRFPNGSTIQGEDHTPSVAVEGWEKSRMKKKRSGIKPDATGSMMTKPIDGHREPKQGVQPRLPSDSRSRFTDTHGFRPGVAPGGVGKADGATQPVTLGIRSSLSKVDQDNHPHLPDRRDHPLGSDKERLNLRTVNNTMKAAAREEFTSPSPTSSTKLNSATRAPRSGSGIAPKLSPPVQRAAAANDWEISRCTNKLPSAVGAGNRKRNPSTRSSSPPVAQWASQRPQKISRPARRNNFPIVPNNDEISTLDSTSDVLRHERRLSSSSPQQKLKSDLFSPTVSETEELGAAEIKSKDKSKRSDEVDEKAGNVQKMSTLLLPPRKNKVVGGEDFGDGIRRQGRSGRGFTSARSLMPLMAEKLGNVGTAKQLRTSRHSLDKRESKGGRPPTRKLSDRKAYKRQKHAMMDAAADFLVGSDDGHEELLAAASAVANTAQALSSSFWKQMEPLFRFISEIDTAFLRQQVNQETDLAAAASVPFEADASSLISGFGLNEAGGQTNETESFDLTSEHVVSGKGKPKGISLYQRMMAAIVPDELYCNGKEDLNSNVYRSGFELEIDSESDTSCVQMLYSSDASQYCASNGYRINANGCSIDNLDYIKADSVASALEVGNFSSYDQSQNGLLSEHRTMPGFVCSEYQYNEMSIDERLLLEIHYIGIYPDLESDLADTGNEEISAEINKLNEQHEEMVSKKKMMLGKLLNSSTEMRELQEKEFEQRALDKLVAMAYEKYMSCWGPNAHGMKSASGKMAKQAALAFVKRTLHRCQEFEESRKSCFSEPLYKDMFLSGISRLSDGQTDSNTDGEAGKSYISTSGCSGEARVSSMGAQQSPSLNQDISFEANLPSEVSRVKRRELDDVLGSTIGVSSGIGGSLLSSAKGKRSERDREGKGNGREALSRNGTTKIGRPASSNVKGERKPKTKAKQKTAQLSTSVNGLFGRMSEPKLPGSSIGKSSGISATGTGNDKTDCDLEELEDPIDLSGLQLPEMDVLGVPDDLGGQGQDIGSWLNIDDDGLQDNDFLGLEIPMDDLSELHMMV
- the LOC132068775 gene encoding uncharacterized protein LOC132068775 isoform X2, producing the protein MSASSKFDLSSSSPDRPLYASGQRGSYAPTASLDRSGSFRENMENPILSSLPSMTRSTSTVTRTDVVNFFQCLRFDPKAMVTDHKLNRIIDFKQLTSLTLGVPVEDSPLVSSKGKLFPSPSAEEARRLKAGLRESCTKARERVKIFNESLSVLNKCFPSIPSRKRSRSDALSNDRPMTLFPGDRSVSGTGVGKTGTQSHCSTSGYEFDQQKSEEKVKTAVPSKRTRTSMSDMRLDVRANTPTRPAGNIDRDRELLRFPNGSTIQGEDHTPSVAVEGWEKSRMKKKRSGIKPDATGSMMTKPIDGHREPKQGVQPRLPSDSRSRFTDTHGFRPGVAPGGVGKADGATQPVTLGIRSSLSKVDQDNHPHLPDRRDHPLGSDKERLNLRTVNNTMKAAAREEFTSPSPTSSTKLNSATRAPRSGSGIAPKLSPPVQRAAAANDWEISRCTNKLPSAVGAGNRKRNPSTRSSSPPVAQWASQRPQKISRPARRNNFPIVPNNDEISTLDSTSDVLRHERRLSSSSPQQKLKSDLFSPTVSETEELGAAEIKSKDKSKRSDEVDEKAGNVQKMSTLLLPPRKNKVVGGEDFGDGIRRQGRSGRGFTSARSLMPLMAEKLGNVGTAKQLRTSRHSLDKRESKGGRPPTRKLSDRKAYKRQKHAMMDAAADFLVGSDDGHEELLAAASAVANTAQALSSSFWKQMEPLFRFISEIDTAFLRQQVNQETDLAAAASVPFEADASSLISGFGLNEAGGQTNETESFDLTSEHVVSGKGKPKGISLYQRMMAAIVPDELYCNGKEDLNSNVYRSGFELEIDSESDTSCVQMLYSSDASQYCASNGYRINANGCSIDNLDYIKADSVASALEVGNFSSYDQSQNGLLSEHRTMPGFVCSEYQYNEMSIDERLLLEIHYIGIYPDLESDLADTGNEEISAEINKLNEQHEEMVSKKKMMLGKLLNSSTEMRELQEKEFEQRALDKLVAMAYEKYMSCWGPNAHGMKSASGKMAKQAALAFVKRTLHRCQEFEESRKSCFSEPLYKDMFLSGISRLSDGQTDSNTDGEAGKSYISTSGCSAMGAQQSPSLNQDISFEANLPSEVSRVKRRELDDVLGSTIGVSSGIGGSLLSSAKGKRSERDREGKGNGREALSRNGTTKIGRPASSNVKGERKPKTKAKQKTAQLSTSVNGLFGRMSEPKLPGSSIGKSSGISATGTGNDKTDCDLEELEDPIDLSGLQLPEMDVLGVPDDLGGQGQDIGSWLNIDDDGLQDNDFLGLEIPMDDLSELHMMV